The following coding sequences lie in one Populus trichocarpa isolate Nisqually-1 chromosome 14, P.trichocarpa_v4.1, whole genome shotgun sequence genomic window:
- the LOC7488857 gene encoding kinesin-like protein KIN-7N isoform X1 — MEKICVAIRVRPPVIVSEDTTINGTYWKVEENRISLHKSHGSPISGVSYAFDHVFDESCTNSRVYELLTKDLILAAVDGFNGTVFAYGQTSSGKTFTMNGSQNDGGIIHRAVKDIFEKIHMISEREFLIRVSYMEIYNEEINDLFAVENQKLPIHESLERGVFVAGLKEEIVSNGEQVLKLIEGGEVNRHFGETNMNARSSRSHTIFRMVIESKRKDANSSSDYSSSDAVRVSVLNLVDLAGSERIAKTGAGGVRLKEGKYINKSLMILGNVINKLSEGAKQRGHIPYRDSKLTRILQPALGGNAKTSIICTVAPEELHIEETKGTLQFASRAKRITNCAQVNEILSDAALLKRQKLEIEELRKKLQGSRAEVLEQEILKLRNDMLKYELEREKLEMELKEERKSHKERDQCIKEQQMKIDNLSTSASFSDSDRNSIQEQNAGRQILKEEFSGSNSVFKNDVFRTPTLKADSNAFVGKRSNYSRLPDFSPLPDNYSNVADEDTWLKMNKGFIADLDSIQMTPARKVQSFPFGDVTLGSSTEDYKVEVQNLKRQLELVLEEKNELEKKHLEQLQLNDHLMGEISELKHEAVVIREIPQRLCESMASCRDTYKDVLLTLQSFVPDGDSSIGKFLSTTSEIGLTLFSNLEKRFSMAMDDHKSFNENDSLVQENCEVLSERLKSTITSLALAEKLAVQNKEEKNPICGSTYKECTLGEEPASWKEKLGSELGAIKEKLQALEKELEHNNQLLKDSRERHDTMERDYWLLKEERDSLLEKVSESSQNLAAVALQKENILKDLNIEAERRKYLEKEIKQFSVAFASRQRSFMSFQGEFLSKVEKLRAQSPIAASESLGC; from the exons ATGGAGAAGATCTGTGTAGCAATTAGAGTGAGACCACCTGTCATTGTATCTGAAGACACCACCATCAATGGAACCTACTGGAAAGTGGAAGAAAATCGCATCTCTCTTCACAAATCTCACGGCTCTCCTATCTCCGGCGTCTCTTATGCCTTTG ATCACGTGTTCGATGAGAGCTGCACAAACTCTAGAGTTTACGAGCTCCTTACCAAGGATCTCATTCTTGCTGCTGTTGACGGTTTTAACG GAACGGTGTTCGCTTATGGACAGACTAGCAGTGGAAAGACGTTTACGATGAACGGTTCTCAAAACGATGGAGGAATTATTCATCGAGCtgttaaagatatttttgaaaaaattcacaTG ATTTCCGAGAGAGAGTTTCTCATAAGAGTTTCGTATATGGAAATTTATAATGAGGAGATTAATGATCTTTTTGCTGTTGAGAATCAGAAATTGCCAATACATGAGAGCTTGGAG CGCGGCGTGTTTGTTGCAGGACTAAAGGAGGAAATTGTGAGTAATGGTGAACAAGTGTTGAAGTTAATCGAAGGAGGAGAAG TTAATCGACACTTTGGAGAGACGAACATGAATGCTCGAAGCAGTAGGTCTCACACGATTTTTAGAATG GTGATTGAAAGTAAGAGGAAGGATGCCAATTCTTCTAGTGATTATTCGAGTAGTGATGCTGTCCGAGTTTCTGTGTTG AACTTGGTAGATTTAGCTGGATCAGAAAGGATAGCTAAAACTGGTGCTGGTGGTGTACGTTTAAAAGAAGGGAAGTATATTAACAAGAGTTTGATGATTCTTGGTAATGTAATAAACAAACTAAGTGAAGGTGCCAAGCAGAG GGGGCACATTCCTTATCGTGATAGCAAGCTTACTCGTATACTTCAACCTGCTCTTGGTGGAAATGCCAAGACTTCAATTATATGCACTGTAGCCCCAGAAGAG ctTCACATTGAGGAAACAAAGGGAACTCTCCAGTTTGCTAGTCGAGCTAAGCGCATCACCAATTGTGCCCAAGTGAATGAG ATTTTGTCAGATGCAGCCTTGCTGAAGCGGCAGAAGTTAGAGATAGAGGAGCTGCGTAAGAAACTTCAG GGATCCCGGGCTGAAGTACTGGAGCAAGAAATTTTGAAGTTGAGAAATGATATGCTGAAG TACGAATTGGAGAGAGAAAAGCTTGAGATGGAACTGAAAGAGGAGAGGAAATCACACAAGGAACGTGATCAATGCATCAAAGAGCAGCAGATGAAAATTGACAATCTCAGTACCAGTGCCTCCTTTTCAGATAGTGATAGGAACTCTATCCAG GAACAGAATGCTGGGAGACAAATCCTCAAGGAAGAATTCAGTGGCAGCAACAGTGTCTTCAAAAATGATGTTTTCAGAACCCCTACATTAAAGGCAGATTCCAATGCCTTTGTTGGCAAACGGTCCAATTACTCCAGGCTGCCAGATTTCAGTCCTCTACCAGATAACTATAGCAATGTGGCCGATGAAGACACATGGTTGAAAATGAACAAAGGATTCATCGCTGACCTTGATTCAATTCAAATGACTCCTGCGAGAAAAGTTCAATCCTTTCCTTTTGGTGATGTTACTCTA GGTTCTTCAACTGAGGATTACAAAGTAGAGGTCCAGAATCTCAAAAGGCAACTAGAACTTGTCCTTGAAGAGAAGAATGAACTCGAG AAGAAGCACTTAGAACAATTACAGTTGAATGATCATTTAATGGGGGAGATATCAGAACTCAAACATGAAGCAGTGGTAATTCGAGAAATACCTCAAAGACTATGTGAATCTATGGCTAGTTGCAGAGACACTTACAAAGATGTTCTGTTAACGTTGCAG AGTTTTGTACCTGATGGAGACTCTTCAATTGGAAAATTCCTATCTACCACAAGTGAAATTGGCTTAACCCTTTTCTCAAATTTGGAAAAGCGTTTCTCTATGGCAATGGATGATCACAAATCTTTTAATGAGAATGATTCTCTGGTCCAAGAAAACTGCGAAGTGCTTTCTGAAAGATTGAAAAGCACAATTACATCCCTGGCATTAGCAGAAAAACTAGCTGTTCAgaataaagaagagaagaatCCAATATGCGGCTCCACATATAAG GAATGCACTCTGGGAGAAGAACCTGCTTCTTGGAAGGAGAAACTGGGCAGTGAACTTGGTGCTATCAAGGAAAAACTCCAAGCCTTGGAGAAAGAGTTAGAACATAATAACCAGCTTCTGAAGGATTCAAGAGAAAGACATGATACCATGGAAAGAGATTATTGGCTtttgaaagaagaaagagattctTTGCTTGAAAAGGTCTCCGAGTCATCTCAAAACCTAGCAGCGGTTGCCCttcaaaaggaaaacattttgaAGGATTTGAACATTGAAGCAGAGAGAAGGAAATATCTCGAGAAAGAGATCAAACAATTCAGTGTTGCTTTTGCCAGTCGGCAGAGATCCTTCATGTCTTTCCAAGGTGAATTTCTATCTAAAGTTGAGAAATTGAGAGCCCAAAGTCCAATTGCAGCATCCGAATCTCTTGGGTGTTGA
- the LOC7488857 gene encoding kinesin-like protein KIN-7N isoform X2 produces MEKICVAIRVRPPVIVSEDTTINGTYWKVEENRISLHKSHGSPISGVSYAFDHVFDESCTNSRVYELLTKDLILAAVDGFNGTVFAYGQTSSGKTFTMNGSQNDGGIIHRAVKDIFEKIHMISEREFLIRVSYMEIYNEEINDLFAVENQKLPIHESLERGVFVAGLKEEIVSNGEQVLKLIEGGEVNRHFGETNMNARSSRSHTIFRMVIESKRKDANSSSDYSSSDAVRVSVLNLVDLAGSERIAKTGAGGVRLKEGKYINKSLMILGNVINKLSEGAKQRGHIPYRDSKLTRILQPALGGNAKTSIICTVAPEELHIEETKGTLQFASRAKRITNCAQVNEILSDAALLKRQKLEIEELRKKLQGSRAEVLEQEILKLRNDMLKYELEREKLEMELKEERKSHKERDQCIKEQQMKIDNLSTSASFSDSDRNSIQNAGRQILKEEFSGSNSVFKNDVFRTPTLKADSNAFVGKRSNYSRLPDFSPLPDNYSNVADEDTWLKMNKGFIADLDSIQMTPARKVQSFPFGDVTLGSSTEDYKVEVQNLKRQLELVLEEKNELEKKHLEQLQLNDHLMGEISELKHEAVVIREIPQRLCESMASCRDTYKDVLLTLQSFVPDGDSSIGKFLSTTSEIGLTLFSNLEKRFSMAMDDHKSFNENDSLVQENCEVLSERLKSTITSLALAEKLAVQNKEEKNPICGSTYKECTLGEEPASWKEKLGSELGAIKEKLQALEKELEHNNQLLKDSRERHDTMERDYWLLKEERDSLLEKVSESSQNLAAVALQKENILKDLNIEAERRKYLEKEIKQFSVAFASRQRSFMSFQGEFLSKVEKLRAQSPIAASESLGC; encoded by the exons ATGGAGAAGATCTGTGTAGCAATTAGAGTGAGACCACCTGTCATTGTATCTGAAGACACCACCATCAATGGAACCTACTGGAAAGTGGAAGAAAATCGCATCTCTCTTCACAAATCTCACGGCTCTCCTATCTCCGGCGTCTCTTATGCCTTTG ATCACGTGTTCGATGAGAGCTGCACAAACTCTAGAGTTTACGAGCTCCTTACCAAGGATCTCATTCTTGCTGCTGTTGACGGTTTTAACG GAACGGTGTTCGCTTATGGACAGACTAGCAGTGGAAAGACGTTTACGATGAACGGTTCTCAAAACGATGGAGGAATTATTCATCGAGCtgttaaagatatttttgaaaaaattcacaTG ATTTCCGAGAGAGAGTTTCTCATAAGAGTTTCGTATATGGAAATTTATAATGAGGAGATTAATGATCTTTTTGCTGTTGAGAATCAGAAATTGCCAATACATGAGAGCTTGGAG CGCGGCGTGTTTGTTGCAGGACTAAAGGAGGAAATTGTGAGTAATGGTGAACAAGTGTTGAAGTTAATCGAAGGAGGAGAAG TTAATCGACACTTTGGAGAGACGAACATGAATGCTCGAAGCAGTAGGTCTCACACGATTTTTAGAATG GTGATTGAAAGTAAGAGGAAGGATGCCAATTCTTCTAGTGATTATTCGAGTAGTGATGCTGTCCGAGTTTCTGTGTTG AACTTGGTAGATTTAGCTGGATCAGAAAGGATAGCTAAAACTGGTGCTGGTGGTGTACGTTTAAAAGAAGGGAAGTATATTAACAAGAGTTTGATGATTCTTGGTAATGTAATAAACAAACTAAGTGAAGGTGCCAAGCAGAG GGGGCACATTCCTTATCGTGATAGCAAGCTTACTCGTATACTTCAACCTGCTCTTGGTGGAAATGCCAAGACTTCAATTATATGCACTGTAGCCCCAGAAGAG ctTCACATTGAGGAAACAAAGGGAACTCTCCAGTTTGCTAGTCGAGCTAAGCGCATCACCAATTGTGCCCAAGTGAATGAG ATTTTGTCAGATGCAGCCTTGCTGAAGCGGCAGAAGTTAGAGATAGAGGAGCTGCGTAAGAAACTTCAG GGATCCCGGGCTGAAGTACTGGAGCAAGAAATTTTGAAGTTGAGAAATGATATGCTGAAG TACGAATTGGAGAGAGAAAAGCTTGAGATGGAACTGAAAGAGGAGAGGAAATCACACAAGGAACGTGATCAATGCATCAAAGAGCAGCAGATGAAAATTGACAATCTCAGTACCAGTGCCTCCTTTTCAGATAGTGATAGGAACTCTATCCAG AATGCTGGGAGACAAATCCTCAAGGAAGAATTCAGTGGCAGCAACAGTGTCTTCAAAAATGATGTTTTCAGAACCCCTACATTAAAGGCAGATTCCAATGCCTTTGTTGGCAAACGGTCCAATTACTCCAGGCTGCCAGATTTCAGTCCTCTACCAGATAACTATAGCAATGTGGCCGATGAAGACACATGGTTGAAAATGAACAAAGGATTCATCGCTGACCTTGATTCAATTCAAATGACTCCTGCGAGAAAAGTTCAATCCTTTCCTTTTGGTGATGTTACTCTA GGTTCTTCAACTGAGGATTACAAAGTAGAGGTCCAGAATCTCAAAAGGCAACTAGAACTTGTCCTTGAAGAGAAGAATGAACTCGAG AAGAAGCACTTAGAACAATTACAGTTGAATGATCATTTAATGGGGGAGATATCAGAACTCAAACATGAAGCAGTGGTAATTCGAGAAATACCTCAAAGACTATGTGAATCTATGGCTAGTTGCAGAGACACTTACAAAGATGTTCTGTTAACGTTGCAG AGTTTTGTACCTGATGGAGACTCTTCAATTGGAAAATTCCTATCTACCACAAGTGAAATTGGCTTAACCCTTTTCTCAAATTTGGAAAAGCGTTTCTCTATGGCAATGGATGATCACAAATCTTTTAATGAGAATGATTCTCTGGTCCAAGAAAACTGCGAAGTGCTTTCTGAAAGATTGAAAAGCACAATTACATCCCTGGCATTAGCAGAAAAACTAGCTGTTCAgaataaagaagagaagaatCCAATATGCGGCTCCACATATAAG GAATGCACTCTGGGAGAAGAACCTGCTTCTTGGAAGGAGAAACTGGGCAGTGAACTTGGTGCTATCAAGGAAAAACTCCAAGCCTTGGAGAAAGAGTTAGAACATAATAACCAGCTTCTGAAGGATTCAAGAGAAAGACATGATACCATGGAAAGAGATTATTGGCTtttgaaagaagaaagagattctTTGCTTGAAAAGGTCTCCGAGTCATCTCAAAACCTAGCAGCGGTTGCCCttcaaaaggaaaacattttgaAGGATTTGAACATTGAAGCAGAGAGAAGGAAATATCTCGAGAAAGAGATCAAACAATTCAGTGTTGCTTTTGCCAGTCGGCAGAGATCCTTCATGTCTTTCCAAGGTGAATTTCTATCTAAAGTTGAGAAATTGAGAGCCCAAAGTCCAATTGCAGCATCCGAATCTCTTGGGTGTTGA